Proteins from a single region of Macaca thibetana thibetana isolate TM-01 chromosome 4, ASM2454274v1, whole genome shotgun sequence:
- the C4H6orf118 gene encoding uncharacterized protein C6orf118 homolog: protein MAEELETELYLKWQHCQTPGVKTLWNLKKLLNRLQKEHREDVYLYVSGHLNPNKLYRPPETVLQHWPNAHRPKGERSSEVGELPTGKVLRMKEALAHFTIHTALVPSEAQDTPLFRYLNPQASLSHTLEEDLFPVEVLREGKEEKKGGPPGRSPPGWRRREELQLPDVKVLRYQEAGPRGARDRHHYVSSYLAGATNADRYRMFLRFQKEVLAKQDLLKNDFTGSKVAVGHEKKLQQELQKICTCSHQQFHRLHVFGKVFEDICNSSLIFGDLLKKVKDEYELYMATLLESQPTTQYEALLAQLKALGQKPVKTADVDLAKEELRMLVRATKAALEQNDRLRSELEMELALLQSAKERSESSEKHIIDENQLTLIEKVEKKRCEILSKWDEIQALEKEIKTTLVHTGISDITENRIKSIEHEAIQLETENMILKKKIKVTENHVKQIIGKISEEGQEGLWKFIKEFVKSEDTEDNAQATEQMANENSLLPCM from the exons ATGGCGGAGGAGCTAGAGACTGAAT TGTACCTGAAGTGGCAGCACTGCCAGACGCCAGGCGTGAAGACTCTGTGGAATCTGAAGAAACTTCTGAATCGGCTTCAGAAAGAGCACCGGGAGGACGTCTACCTCTACGTCTCTGGACACCTGAACCCCAACAAGCTCTACCGGCCTCCTGAGACAGTCTTACAGCACTGGCCCAATGCCCACCGGCCCAAGGGGGAGCGTTCCTCTGAGGTGGGAGAGCTGCCCACAGGGAAGGTGCTGAGGATGAAGGAGGCCCTGGCCCACTTCACCATCCATACGGCGCTGGTCCCCAGTGAGGCCCAGGACACCCCGCTGTTCAGGTACCTGAACCCCCAGGCCTCTCTTTCCCACACTTTAGAGGAGGATCTCTTTCCAGTGGAGGTTCTccgagaggggaaggaagaaaagaaaggaggccCTCCTGGACGGAGCCCTCCTGGATGGCGCAGGAGGGAAGAACTCCAGCTGCCCGACGTGAAGGTGCTGCGGTACCAAGAAGCCGGGCCCAGAGGCGCCAGGGACCGGCACCACTATGTCAGCTCCTACCTGGCGGGGGCCACCAACGCAGACAGGTACAGGATGTTCCTGCGTTTCCAGAAAGAAGTGCTCGCCAAGCAAGATCTCCTGAAGAATGACTTCACTGGGAGCAAGGTGGCCGTGGGCCACGAAAAAAAGCTACAGCAG GAGCTCCAGAAAATTTGCACCTGCAGCCATCAACAGTTCCACAGACTGCACGTCTTTGGAAAAGTCTTTGAAGATATTTGTAACAGTTCTTTGATATTTGGTGATCTCTTGAAAAAAGTTAAG GATGAATATGAACTCTACATGGCGACGCTCCTGGAGTCCCAGCCCACAACACAGTACGAG GCTCTTCTGGCTCAACTCAAGGCGCTGGGGCAGAAGCCAGTGAAGACGGCAGACGTGGATCTCGCCAAGGAAGAGCTGAGGATGCTTGTGAGAGCCACAAAAGCAGCCCTGGAGCAGAACGATAG ACTCAGAAGTGAACTGGAGATGGAGCTGGCATTGCTGCAGTCTGCGAAGGAACGATCAG aatcaTCTGAGAAACATATAATTGATGAGAACCAACTTACTCTTATTGAGAAGGTTGAAAAGAAGAGGTGTGAAATACTCAGTAAGTGGGATGAGATTCAAGctctggaaaaagaaattaaaacaactttGGTTCACACTGGAATTTCAGATATCACTGAGAATAGGATTAAAAGCATAGAG CATGAAGCCATACAattggaaacagaaaatatgattttaaagaagaaaataaaa GTTACTGAAAACCATGTGAAGCAGATCATAGGAAAGATCAGTGAAGAGGGGCAGGA GGGCCTTTGGAAATTTATTAAGGAATTTGTAAAATCAGAGGACACAGAAGATAACGCTCAAGCAACTGAACAAATGGCCAATGAAAATTCTTTACTTCCATGTATGTAG